The Xanthomonas sp. DAR 34887 genome has a segment encoding these proteins:
- the lspA gene encoding signal peptidase II, which produces MTVRPKPSALIWLLLSALVIGLDQWSKAWVLSSLPEFTAVPVIHGFWNWYRTYNTGAAFSFLSQAGGWQLWLFTALAVGISGLLAWWLARTPRGDWRSAMPYALVIGGAIGNVIDRLMHGHVVDFIQWYVGDHYWPSFNIADSAIVAGAVGIALFGVFDGKPKRKAG; this is translated from the coding sequence ATGACCGTACGACCCAAACCCTCCGCGCTGATCTGGCTGCTGCTGTCGGCGCTGGTGATCGGCCTGGACCAGTGGAGCAAGGCCTGGGTGCTGTCCAGCCTGCCCGAGTTCACCGCGGTGCCGGTGATCCACGGCTTCTGGAACTGGTACCGCACCTACAACACCGGTGCCGCGTTCAGCTTCCTGAGCCAGGCCGGCGGTTGGCAGCTGTGGCTGTTCACCGCGCTGGCGGTGGGCATCAGCGGCCTGCTGGCCTGGTGGCTGGCGCGCACTCCGCGCGGCGACTGGCGCAGCGCCATGCCCTACGCCCTGGTGATCGGCGGCGCGATCGGCAACGTGATCGACCGGCTGATGCACGGCCACGTGGTCGATTTCATCCAGTGGTACGTGGGCGACCACTACTGGCCCTCGTTCAACATCGCCGACTCGGCGATCGTCGCCGGCGCCGTGGGCATCGCCCTGTTCGGCGTGTTCGACGGCAAGCCGAAGCGAAAAGCGGGATAA
- a CDS encoding peptidase M61, with the protein MKMPRQRCLFLALAAAASPALAATDAPYAITIHAQASTTDGRIEALLVDEAIPLPATPAGTTVLAMPHVTSNVPTIAASVGELPARDDGGAVQLRYRDHSEGPARKREWYADRAVAGTLRFSYRAAMTEALAARGAAPPIELRSEEAAFSGAGATFLLHPPSGRHDIALHWDLSALGASAQAVSSLQDRNAHDVDMEALDSSYFMAGKIGLYPQAPDATGFFSAWQGTTPFDAAKLLAWTQHLRQHYQAFFAVPATPYGVFLRRNRVNPGGGMGMYNSFIVTYDDDRGNDPEQLELTLAHEMFHTFQPHMNSQYDGESLNEAWFNEGMAVFYQARLPFRYGMIDADAFLKDLNFTAARYYTNLLGNAPNRDVAAKFWQDTRIRTLPYDRGFLYFVTVDDAMRKASGGRKSLDDLMLDMLHRQQRNKQLGIADWEAVLRDALGEDAVRQLHAMLDGAAPLPASDAFGPCFERVSQPMRRYELGFAPAVLTESPRIVRDLIPGSAAAKAGVQNGDEIIRPVGQDQLQGEQDGILTLQLKRDGKPLTVSYKPRGETVATWQWRRKQGVAEPTCSLPATTQAQ; encoded by the coding sequence ATGAAAATGCCACGCCAACGCTGCCTGTTCCTTGCCCTCGCCGCGGCCGCGTCTCCGGCCCTGGCCGCGACCGATGCGCCGTACGCGATCACCATCCACGCGCAGGCCAGTACCACCGATGGCAGGATCGAGGCGCTGCTGGTGGACGAAGCGATCCCGCTGCCGGCCACCCCGGCCGGCACCACCGTGCTGGCGATGCCGCACGTGACCAGCAACGTGCCCACCATCGCCGCCAGCGTCGGCGAACTGCCCGCGCGCGACGACGGCGGCGCCGTGCAACTGCGCTATCGCGACCACAGCGAAGGCCCGGCCCGGAAGCGCGAGTGGTACGCCGACCGCGCTGTCGCCGGCACCCTGCGCTTTTCCTACCGCGCGGCGATGACGGAAGCCCTGGCCGCGCGCGGCGCTGCGCCGCCGATCGAACTGCGCAGCGAGGAAGCCGCCTTCTCCGGCGCCGGCGCCACCTTCCTGCTGCATCCGCCCAGCGGCCGGCACGACATCGCGCTGCACTGGGACCTGAGCGCGCTGGGCGCGAGTGCGCAGGCCGTGAGCAGCCTGCAGGACCGCAACGCCCACGACGTGGACATGGAAGCGCTGGACAGCAGCTACTTCATGGCCGGCAAGATCGGCCTCTACCCGCAGGCGCCCGACGCCACCGGCTTCTTTTCCGCCTGGCAGGGCACCACCCCGTTCGACGCGGCAAAACTGCTGGCGTGGACCCAACACTTGCGCCAGCACTACCAGGCCTTCTTCGCCGTACCGGCCACGCCCTACGGCGTCTTCCTGCGCCGCAACCGGGTCAATCCCGGCGGCGGCATGGGCATGTACAACTCCTTCATCGTCACCTACGACGACGACCGCGGCAACGATCCGGAACAACTGGAACTGACCCTCGCCCACGAGATGTTCCACACCTTCCAGCCGCACATGAACTCCCAGTACGACGGCGAAAGCCTCAACGAAGCCTGGTTCAACGAAGGCATGGCGGTGTTCTACCAGGCGCGCCTGCCGTTCCGCTACGGCATGATCGATGCCGACGCGTTCCTGAAGGATCTGAACTTCACCGCCGCGCGCTACTACACCAACCTACTCGGCAACGCCCCCAACCGCGATGTGGCCGCGAAGTTCTGGCAGGACACCCGCATCCGCACTCTGCCCTACGACCGCGGCTTCCTGTACTTCGTCACCGTGGACGACGCGATGCGCAAGGCCAGCGGCGGCCGCAAGTCGCTGGACGATCTGATGCTGGACATGCTGCATCGGCAGCAACGCAACAAACAGCTCGGCATCGCCGACTGGGAAGCGGTGCTGCGCGACGCCCTTGGCGAAGACGCGGTCCGCCAGCTGCACGCCATGCTCGACGGCGCCGCACCACTACCGGCCAGCGACGCCTTCGGCCCCTGCTTCGAACGCGTCTCGCAACCGATGCGCCGCTACGAACTCGGCTTCGCCCCCGCGGTGCTGACCGAATCCCCACGCATCGTCCGCGACCTGATCCCCGGTTCGGCCGCGGCCAAGGCGGGCGTGCAAAATGGCGACGAGATCATCCGCCCGGTCGGCCAGGACCAGTTGCAGGGCGAACAGGACGGCATCCTCACTTTGCAGTTGAAGCGCGACGGCAAGCCGTTGACGGTCTCATACAAGCCGCGTGGTGAGACCGTGGCAACGTGGCAATGGAGGCGCAAGCAGGGCGTTGCGGAGCCCACGTGCTCGCTGCCTGCCACCACCCAGGCGCAATGA
- a CDS encoding lysozyme inhibitor LprI family protein: protein MNICAFRNFVASDLDLEAAVKAKRESLPHCRAKIDSAQAAWEAELEKACNEETEAEEGGSMRPMLISACKTSATRARIAFVKKMKSCPRG, encoded by the coding sequence ATGAACATCTGCGCTTTTCGAAATTTCGTTGCGTCAGACCTCGACCTCGAGGCTGCAGTCAAGGCGAAGCGGGAATCCCTGCCGCACTGCCGAGCCAAGATAGATAGTGCTCAAGCCGCTTGGGAAGCGGAGCTTGAAAAAGCATGCAACGAAGAAACGGAGGCAGAAGAAGGGGGCTCGATGCGCCCCATGCTTATCAGCGCTTGCAAAACTTCAGCCACCAGAGCACGAATAGCATTTGTGAAAAAGATGAAATCGTGCCCCCGAGGGTAA
- a CDS encoding bifunctional riboflavin kinase/FAD synthetase yields the protein MSRLFRDVEGGTLFPQGSVVCIGAFDGLHLGHRALVRHALARARALGVPAVALSFEPLPREFFAPAAPPPRLTLARAKVEGLQQLGVDSVGLLRFDRRLSSMSAQDFVQRTLVDRLQAREVWIGPAFRFGHKRGGDIALLREMGAQLGFSAGEIEPVHLRDERISSTRIRELLVAGEFAHAAELLGRPYAIDGRVVRGKQLGRTLGYPTANLRFPRTPALSGIYATWVHGVTERPWPSVSSFGTRPTVQGVEPLLEAHLFDFHGDLYGRHIAVEFVAKLRDEEKFSDLTALTEQMHRDAALARRLLASAQAPATSRADDDGAHRAHPPAPSRADTPMKTTDR from the coding sequence ATGAGCAGGCTGTTTAGAGACGTCGAGGGCGGGACTCTGTTCCCGCAGGGAAGCGTGGTCTGCATCGGCGCCTTCGATGGCCTGCACCTGGGCCACCGTGCGCTGGTGCGCCATGCGCTGGCGCGTGCCCGCGCGTTGGGCGTGCCGGCGGTGGCGTTGAGCTTCGAGCCGCTGCCGCGCGAGTTCTTCGCACCCGCCGCGCCGCCGCCGCGGCTGACCCTGGCGCGGGCCAAGGTCGAAGGCCTGCAGCAGCTCGGCGTGGACAGCGTGGGCCTGCTGCGCTTCGACCGGCGCCTGTCGTCGATGAGCGCGCAGGACTTCGTGCAGCGCACCCTGGTGGATCGGCTGCAGGCGCGCGAGGTGTGGATCGGCCCGGCGTTCCGCTTCGGCCACAAGCGCGGCGGCGACATCGCGCTGCTGCGCGAGATGGGCGCGCAACTGGGCTTTTCCGCCGGCGAGATCGAGCCGGTGCACCTGCGCGACGAGCGCATCTCCAGCACCCGGATCCGCGAACTGCTGGTGGCCGGCGAATTCGCCCACGCCGCCGAACTGCTCGGCCGCCCGTACGCGATCGACGGCCGCGTGGTGCGCGGCAAGCAGCTCGGACGCACCCTCGGCTATCCCACCGCGAACCTGCGCTTCCCGCGCACGCCGGCGCTGTCGGGCATCTACGCGACCTGGGTGCACGGGGTGACCGAGCGGCCGTGGCCGTCGGTGTCCAGCTTCGGCACGCGGCCGACGGTGCAGGGCGTGGAGCCGCTGCTGGAAGCGCACCTGTTCGATTTCCACGGCGACCTGTACGGGCGCCACATCGCCGTGGAATTCGTCGCCAAGTTGCGCGACGAAGAAAAGTTCTCCGATCTGACGGCGCTGACCGAACAGATGCACCGCGACGCCGCCCTGGCGCGCCGCCTGCTCGCCTCCGCGCAGGCGCCTGCGACGTCGCGCGCTGACGACGATGGCGCGCACCGCGCGCACCCGCCCGCGCCTTCGCGCGCGGACACCCCCATGAAGACCACCGACCGGTAA
- a CDS encoding AAA family ATPase — protein sequence MEMHNSSVKDISGRITTFNRDLGAESAAAITASISRLEAVIAKRAPQAEEAITEYMSAKAKKDELTTKKTEVKEKLDGLLPAILGQYEVHINAFLQKFSASFSVEKFTTSARGGTVRTEYGLKLRGHSVGLGSREEMHQSFRGILSEGDKRTLALAFFFARLMALGGQIGGKVVVLDDPVCSMDSNRRTRTIQAIADLAAAGAQVVVLSHDAYFLLAQRDMLAGPRYKIQAIVHEIRRAANDYSIIDSCDLDYLCQEPYIQRYGKVIAYLEGTYQGRLDEVADDLRPLVEGFFKRRFPAPLLRKEANLGQIIGDIEKAPDDSPLALAKVALEKMRSLNDFSTRFHHDDMQPTPAVTDVELKQFAKMALELIHGDTVIH from the coding sequence GTGGAAATGCACAACTCCTCCGTGAAGGATATTTCCGGGCGCATCACTACGTTCAATCGCGACTTGGGGGCTGAATCTGCGGCGGCCATTACCGCTTCAATCTCTCGTCTTGAGGCGGTGATTGCAAAGCGCGCGCCGCAGGCTGAGGAAGCGATAACGGAATACATGTCGGCCAAAGCCAAGAAAGACGAGCTGACTACCAAAAAGACGGAGGTGAAGGAGAAGCTGGATGGACTTCTCCCGGCAATTCTGGGCCAGTATGAGGTGCACATTAACGCGTTTCTTCAGAAGTTCAGCGCGTCATTCTCGGTTGAGAAGTTCACGACGAGCGCACGTGGCGGGACGGTGCGAACGGAGTACGGTCTGAAACTTCGCGGTCACTCTGTGGGGCTAGGGTCGCGAGAAGAAATGCACCAGAGTTTCAGGGGTATTCTAAGCGAGGGGGACAAGCGAACTCTGGCACTTGCATTCTTCTTCGCTCGACTTATGGCACTCGGTGGTCAGATCGGTGGGAAAGTTGTAGTTCTCGATGATCCGGTCTGTAGCATGGATTCAAATAGGCGGACTCGAACGATCCAAGCTATCGCTGATTTGGCTGCGGCTGGCGCTCAAGTTGTCGTCCTTTCTCATGATGCTTATTTCCTGTTGGCTCAACGGGACATGCTCGCCGGCCCAAGGTACAAAATACAGGCAATCGTGCATGAGATTCGGCGAGCGGCGAATGATTATTCAATCATTGATTCGTGCGATCTCGACTATCTCTGCCAGGAGCCCTACATCCAGCGGTATGGAAAGGTGATCGCCTACTTGGAAGGCACCTATCAAGGAAGGCTGGACGAAGTTGCGGATGACCTGCGCCCGCTTGTTGAGGGGTTCTTCAAACGGAGGTTTCCGGCACCCCTTCTGCGCAAAGAGGCGAATCTTGGGCAGATCATCGGGGACATTGAGAAGGCTCCGGATGATTCGCCACTCGCGCTGGCGAAAGTAGCATTAGAAAAGATGCGATCCCTCAATGATTTCTCCACAAGGTTCCATCATGACGACATGCAGCCGACTCCCGCTGTGACGGATGTGGAGTTGAAACAGTTCGCGAAGATGGCGCTAGAGTTGATACACGGCGACACTGTGATCCACTAG
- the ileS gene encoding isoleucine--tRNA ligase, which translates to MTQDYKATLNLPATDFPMRGDLPKREPDTLARWESEGLYARLRDNAQGRPLFVLHDGPPYANGAIHLGHAVNKILKDIIVKSKYLAGFDAPYIPGWDCHGLPIEIAIEKKFGKVGVKLDAAQFRQKCREYANEQIDIQRRDFKRLGVIGDWDNPYRTLDFHFEANEMRALARIVDNGHLTRGVKPVHWCFDCGSALAEAEIEYADKQSPTVDVAYTARDGAALAAAFGVALPDGVEVAVPIWTTTPWTLPASLAVSLGPDLRYALVEGPDHAGRRRWLVLADALAERALQRYGVTEVVVHGRAAGAALENQVLAHPFYDERDIPLILGDHVSDEDGTGAVHTAPGHGQEDYVAARQYGLIERYTAAQINPIDGRGVYLPSTPPADGVALAGLHIWKANDTIAEVLAARGALLAHASMVHSYPHCWRHKTPIAFRATPQWFISMEQAHLRADALKAIEGVHWYPSWGQARIAGMVAGRPDWTISRQRTWGVPIALFVHRETGEPHPRSTELMRQVADRVEEGGVDVWYTLDAADLLGDEAGDYDKITDILDVWFDSGVTHEAVLAERGIPKPADLYLEGSDQHRGWFQSSLLTGVALDQAAPYRQCLTHGFTVDEHGRKMSKSLGNGIEPQDIMKTLGADILRLWIASSDYSNEMSLSQEILKRNSDAYRRLRNTARFLLGNLHGFNPAMHLRTLPELVALDRWIVHRAYEVQEQIKVAYARYDFAAIVQALLNFCSVDLGSLYLDVTKDRLYTMPEDSHGRRSAQSAMFHVAEAFVRWIAPILSFTADELWGYLPGAHVGNVLFATWYEGLAPLPEDAPLSAADFDQLLALREQVAKVLEPMRGNGVIGAALEAEITVAADAATAAKLQPLQEELRFLFISGDVVVREASTDEIFVSAQATSKQKCVRCWHHRADVGVNPAHPDLCGRCAGNVDGPGEERHWF; encoded by the coding sequence GTGACCCAGGACTACAAAGCCACCCTCAATCTGCCGGCGACGGACTTCCCGATGCGCGGCGATCTGCCCAAGCGCGAGCCGGACACGCTGGCCCGCTGGGAGAGCGAGGGGCTGTACGCGCGCCTGCGCGACAACGCCCAGGGCCGGCCGCTGTTCGTGCTGCACGACGGCCCGCCGTACGCCAACGGCGCGATCCACCTCGGCCACGCGGTCAACAAGATCCTCAAGGACATCATCGTCAAGTCCAAGTACCTGGCCGGCTTCGACGCGCCGTACATCCCGGGCTGGGACTGCCATGGCCTGCCGATCGAGATCGCGATCGAGAAGAAGTTCGGCAAGGTCGGGGTCAAGCTGGATGCGGCGCAGTTCCGGCAGAAGTGCCGCGAGTACGCCAACGAGCAGATCGACATCCAGCGCCGCGATTTCAAGCGCCTGGGCGTGATCGGCGATTGGGACAACCCGTACCGCACGCTGGACTTCCATTTCGAGGCCAACGAGATGCGCGCGCTGGCCCGGATCGTCGACAACGGCCATCTGACCCGCGGCGTGAAGCCGGTGCACTGGTGCTTCGACTGCGGCTCGGCGCTGGCCGAGGCGGAGATCGAGTACGCCGACAAGCAGTCGCCGACCGTGGACGTGGCCTACACCGCGCGCGACGGCGCGGCGCTGGCGGCCGCGTTCGGCGTCGCGCTGCCGGACGGTGTCGAAGTCGCGGTGCCGATCTGGACCACCACGCCGTGGACGCTGCCGGCGTCGCTGGCGGTGTCGCTGGGGCCGGACCTGCGCTACGCCCTGGTCGAAGGCCCGGACCACGCCGGCCGCCGGCGCTGGCTGGTGCTGGCCGATGCGCTCGCCGAGCGCGCGCTGCAGCGCTACGGCGTGACCGAGGTGGTGGTGCACGGCCGCGCCGCCGGCGCGGCCCTGGAGAACCAGGTGCTGGCGCATCCGTTCTACGACGAGCGCGACATCCCGCTGATCCTGGGCGACCACGTCTCCGACGAGGACGGCACCGGTGCGGTGCATACCGCGCCCGGGCACGGCCAGGAAGACTATGTGGCGGCCAGGCAGTACGGCCTGATCGAACGCTACACCGCCGCGCAGATCAACCCGATCGACGGCCGCGGCGTGTACCTGCCCTCGACCCCGCCGGCCGACGGCGTGGCGCTGGCCGGGCTGCACATCTGGAAGGCCAACGACACCATCGCCGAGGTGCTCGCCGCGCGCGGCGCGCTGCTGGCGCACGCGAGCATGGTCCACAGCTACCCGCACTGCTGGCGGCACAAGACCCCGATCGCGTTCCGCGCCACGCCGCAGTGGTTCATCTCGATGGAGCAGGCCCACCTGCGCGCCGACGCGCTGAAGGCGATCGAGGGCGTGCACTGGTATCCGTCCTGGGGCCAGGCGCGCATCGCCGGCATGGTCGCCGGGCGTCCGGACTGGACCATCTCGCGGCAGCGCACCTGGGGCGTGCCGATCGCGCTGTTCGTGCATCGCGAGACCGGCGAGCCGCATCCGCGCAGCACCGAGCTGATGCGCCAGGTGGCCGACCGCGTCGAGGAGGGCGGGGTGGACGTGTGGTACACGCTCGACGCCGCCGACCTGCTCGGCGACGAGGCGGGCGATTACGACAAGATCACCGACATCCTCGACGTTTGGTTCGATTCGGGCGTGACCCACGAGGCGGTGCTGGCCGAGCGCGGCATTCCCAAGCCGGCCGACCTGTACCTGGAAGGTTCGGACCAGCATCGCGGCTGGTTCCAGTCCTCGCTGCTGACCGGCGTGGCGCTGGACCAGGCGGCGCCGTACCGGCAGTGCCTGACCCACGGCTTCACCGTGGACGAGCACGGCCGCAAGATGTCCAAGTCGCTGGGCAACGGCATCGAACCGCAGGACATCATGAAGACCCTGGGCGCGGACATCCTGCGCCTGTGGATCGCCTCCAGCGACTACAGCAACGAGATGTCGCTGTCGCAGGAGATCCTCAAGCGCAATTCCGACGCCTACCGGCGCCTGCGCAACACCGCGCGCTTCCTGCTCGGCAACCTGCACGGCTTCAATCCGGCCATGCATCTGCGCACCCTGCCGGAACTGGTGGCGCTGGACCGTTGGATCGTGCACCGCGCCTACGAGGTGCAGGAGCAGATCAAGGTCGCCTACGCGCGCTACGACTTCGCCGCGATCGTGCAGGCGCTGCTGAACTTCTGCAGCGTGGACCTGGGCTCGCTGTACCTGGACGTGACCAAGGACCGGCTGTACACGATGCCGGAGGACTCGCATGGCCGGCGTTCGGCGCAAAGCGCGATGTTCCATGTCGCCGAAGCGTTCGTGCGCTGGATCGCGCCGATCCTGAGCTTCACCGCCGACGAACTGTGGGGTTACCTGCCCGGCGCGCACGTCGGCAACGTGCTGTTCGCGACCTGGTACGAAGGCCTGGCGCCGCTGCCGGAGGATGCGCCGCTGAGCGCGGCCGATTTCGATCAGCTGCTGGCGCTGCGCGAGCAGGTGGCCAAGGTGCTGGAGCCGATGCGCGGCAACGGCGTGATCGGCGCGGCGTTGGAGGCGGAGATCACCGTCGCCGCCGACGCCGCCACGGCCGCCAAGCTGCAGCCGCTGCAGGAGGAGCTGCGCTTCCTGTTCATCAGCGGCGACGTGGTGGTGCGCGAGGCCAGCACCGACGAGATCTTCGTCAGCGCGCAGGCCACCAGCAAGCAGAAGTGCGTGCGCTGCTGGCACCATCGCGCCGACGTGGGCGTGAATCCGGCGCATCCGGACCTGTGCGGCCGCTGCGCCGGCAACGTCGATGGCCCGGGCGAGGAGCGCCACTGGTTCTGA
- a CDS encoding AAA family ATPase gives MLRKFVKISNVGLLRDGVPTTPANFDAVTLIYAENGRGKSTLANILRAVAQGDVQAVVGGKTIDSPDAPHVNLLCDVGGGNVPVVLKDGAWSGTAPEIFVFDPTFVEDNVFSGQEVRADQRQSLLKFALGTESVKLEKEHHELTSLIADQTRAMTDASRRLLALGKQMPVDQFIALQDVPDADAKIAALRSRLEAAKNAAAFLQRQGPDALPLIEFDIDAFFNILSSTFQGIREDAKTLVQRHFQLYEAPPGIEEWVTKGREFGLEHGCPYCGQSLEGAELIEAYDGYFNTAYDDFMAKVAVLRRGVETRFSDAKIYAYKAALDVNEARVKAWNDQLDIQPPLLDLEQVQRTLSSVRELAGELALQKQRRSKRPRFRNCSARFEGGWKCTTPP, from the coding sequence ATGCTTAGGAAGTTCGTCAAGATTAGCAATGTCGGTCTGCTACGGGACGGTGTGCCTACCACACCGGCCAACTTCGATGCTGTTACTTTGATATATGCCGAGAACGGGCGCGGCAAATCAACATTAGCCAATATCTTGCGCGCAGTTGCGCAAGGCGACGTGCAAGCAGTGGTAGGCGGAAAGACAATCGACTCGCCCGATGCGCCACACGTCAATCTGCTTTGCGACGTAGGGGGCGGCAATGTGCCGGTGGTCCTCAAGGACGGGGCATGGTCGGGCACAGCGCCCGAAATCTTTGTATTCGATCCGACTTTTGTTGAGGATAACGTATTCTCGGGGCAGGAGGTCCGAGCGGATCAACGGCAATCCCTCTTGAAATTCGCCCTAGGCACAGAGTCAGTAAAGCTCGAAAAGGAACATCACGAGCTGACGTCGCTGATTGCCGACCAAACACGTGCGATGACCGACGCAAGTAGGCGGCTACTTGCATTAGGCAAGCAGATGCCGGTTGACCAGTTCATCGCATTGCAAGATGTACCGGATGCTGATGCCAAGATAGCCGCGCTACGTAGCCGGCTGGAAGCGGCGAAGAACGCAGCGGCTTTCCTTCAGCGACAAGGACCAGACGCTCTCCCCCTAATTGAGTTCGATATTGACGCATTCTTCAATATCCTCAGTTCTACGTTTCAAGGCATCCGCGAAGATGCCAAGACGCTTGTCCAAAGGCATTTTCAGCTGTACGAGGCTCCGCCCGGAATCGAAGAATGGGTGACGAAGGGGCGGGAGTTTGGACTAGAGCATGGTTGCCCGTACTGCGGGCAAAGCTTGGAAGGTGCTGAGCTAATTGAAGCGTATGACGGATATTTCAACACGGCCTATGACGATTTCATGGCTAAAGTTGCCGTTCTCAGGCGCGGGGTGGAAACGCGCTTCTCTGACGCAAAGATCTACGCATACAAAGCCGCGCTCGACGTGAACGAGGCTCGCGTGAAAGCATGGAACGATCAGCTCGACATACAACCTCCATTGCTTGATCTAGAACAGGTCCAGCGGACGCTTTCTAGCGTCCGGGAGTTGGCTGGTGAACTCGCGCTACAGAAACAGCGACGCAGCAAAAGGCCGCGATTTCGCAATTGCTCGGCGAGATTCGAGGGCGGGTGGAAATGCACAACTCCTCCGTGA
- the ispH gene encoding 4-hydroxy-3-methylbut-2-enyl diphosphate reductase, with the protein MDVLLANPRGFCAGVDRAIEIVKRAIETLGAPIYVRHEVVHNRFVVDDLKQRGAIFVEELDEVPDGNTVIFSAHGVSQAVRQEAERRGLKVFDATCPLVTKVHFEVARHCRAGRDVVLIGHAGHPEVEGTMGQWNRERGAGRIYLVEDIEQVATLEIQQPQNLAYTTQTTLSVDDTRGIIDALRERYPAMQGPKNDDICYATQNRQDAVRDLARQCDLVLVVGSPNSSNSNRLSELARRDGVESYLIDGADEIDPAWVAGKRRIGLTAGASAPQVLVDGVIARLRELGADGVGELPGEPESMVFALPKELRLRLVN; encoded by the coding sequence ATGGACGTCCTGCTCGCCAATCCCCGTGGTTTCTGCGCCGGCGTCGACCGTGCGATCGAGATCGTCAAGCGCGCCATCGAGACCCTGGGCGCGCCGATCTACGTGCGCCACGAGGTGGTGCACAACCGCTTCGTGGTCGACGACCTGAAGCAGCGCGGCGCGATCTTCGTCGAGGAACTGGACGAAGTGCCCGACGGCAACACGGTCATCTTCAGCGCCCACGGCGTATCCCAGGCGGTGCGCCAGGAGGCCGAGCGGCGCGGGCTGAAGGTGTTCGACGCGACCTGCCCGCTGGTGACCAAGGTGCATTTCGAAGTGGCTCGGCACTGCCGCGCCGGCCGCGACGTGGTGCTGATCGGCCACGCCGGCCACCCGGAAGTGGAGGGCACGATGGGCCAGTGGAACCGCGAACGCGGTGCCGGGCGCATCTACCTGGTCGAGGACATCGAGCAGGTCGCCACGCTGGAGATCCAGCAGCCGCAGAACCTGGCCTACACCACCCAGACCACGCTGTCGGTGGACGACACCCGCGGCATCATCGACGCGCTGCGCGAGCGCTACCCGGCGATGCAGGGGCCGAAGAACGACGACATCTGCTACGCCACCCAGAACCGCCAGGACGCGGTGCGCGACCTGGCCAGACAGTGCGACTTGGTGCTGGTGGTCGGCTCGCCGAACAGCTCCAACTCCAACCGGCTCAGCGAGCTGGCGCGGCGCGACGGGGTGGAGTCCTACCTGATCGACGGCGCCGACGAGATCGACCCGGCCTGGGTCGCCGGCAAGCGCCGCATCGGCCTGACCGCCGGCGCCTCCGCGCCGCAGGTGCTGGTGGACGGGGTCATCGCGCGGCTGCGCGAACTGGGCGCCGACGGCGTCGGCGAACTGCCCGGCGAACCGGAGTCGATGGTGTTCGCCCTGCCCAAGGAACTGCGCCTGCGCCTGGTCAATTGA